In the genome of Hymenobacter cellulosivorans, one region contains:
- a CDS encoding LytR/AlgR family response regulator transcription factor has product MTILKCIAVDDEPLALGMVAAFIEQTPFLQLVGKYSSGVEALRSLHEHPDLDLLFLDIQMPELTGLELARVLDRGTPGTGPRIIFTTAFNQYALDGYRVDALDYLVKPFSYEEFLRAATKAKAYAEHHQAPAPAAPPAAAEDDFIFLKVEYELIRVALDDILYVEGLKDYVKVHLRSAPRPLLSLMSLKAMEEKLPARRFLRIHRSFIVALDKIEAVRRNTVQIGPATLAVSDQYKEAFMQFMSRWT; this is encoded by the coding sequence ATGACTATCCTCAAATGCATTGCCGTCGATGATGAGCCCCTGGCTCTGGGCATGGTGGCTGCCTTCATCGAGCAAACGCCCTTTTTGCAGCTGGTAGGCAAGTATTCGAGCGGGGTAGAAGCCCTGCGTAGCCTGCACGAGCACCCCGACCTGGATTTGCTCTTTCTCGATATTCAGATGCCCGAGCTGACGGGCCTGGAGCTGGCCCGGGTGCTAGACCGCGGCACGCCCGGCACCGGTCCGCGCATTATTTTCACGACGGCCTTCAACCAGTATGCCCTTGACGGCTACCGCGTTGATGCTCTCGACTATTTGGTCAAGCCCTTCAGCTACGAGGAGTTTCTGCGGGCTGCTACCAAGGCCAAGGCCTACGCCGAGCATCACCAGGCACCGGCTCCTGCTGCGCCGCCAGCCGCCGCCGAGGACGATTTTATCTTTCTGAAAGTGGAATATGAGCTGATTCGGGTGGCTCTGGACGATATTCTCTACGTGGAAGGACTCAAGGATTACGTGAAAGTACATTTGCGCAGTGCGCCCCGGCCGTTACTTTCCCTAATGAGCCTCAAGGCCATGGAGGAGAAGCTGCCGGCTCGCCGGTTTTTGCGCATTCACCGCTCGTTTATCGTGGCCCTCGACAAGATTGAGGCCGTGCGCCGCAACACCGTCCAGATTGGCCCCGCTACGCTGGCCGTCAGTGACCAGTATAAGGAGGCCTTTATGCAGTTTATGAGCCGCTGGACCTGA
- a CDS encoding geranylgeranylglycerol-phosphate geranylgeranyltransferase: protein MARSTPRPVAAAGNGGGWPPLLRLIRFPNLLIMALCLALVQTCLLRPADPLAALLSVRFILLAVAALSVAAAGYIINDYYDVKIDVINRPDRLVVGRVVNRRHAMLAHLLLSGLGVGLAGLLSPVLGAVNMGSALLLWGYSARFKRLALVGNLSIALLTAALVLLPELQLRTGQTTVWVYALAAFLLTVVREIVKDVEDMRGDAEHDCRTLPIVWGVARTKWAVGFFLLNLVILVVGGVLHSLREQHWLLGGWLLLTVLIPAFGLGRYLARADRRRDFAQLSAWCKWIMLAGVLSMVLVRLY, encoded by the coding sequence ATGGCCCGTTCAACTCCCCGGCCGGTGGCAGCAGCGGGCAACGGGGGCGGCTGGCCACCCTTGCTGCGCCTGATCCGCTTTCCGAACCTGCTCATCATGGCCCTGTGCCTGGCCCTGGTGCAAACCTGCCTGCTGCGCCCCGCCGACCCGCTGGCAGCCCTGCTTTCGGTGCGCTTTATTTTGCTGGCCGTAGCCGCCCTCAGCGTAGCCGCCGCCGGCTACATCATCAATGATTACTACGACGTCAAGATTGACGTCATCAACCGGCCCGACCGGCTGGTGGTGGGGCGTGTGGTGAACCGGCGGCACGCCATGTTGGCTCATTTGCTGCTCTCGGGCCTGGGCGTGGGCCTGGCCGGGCTGTTGTCGCCGGTGCTGGGCGCCGTCAATATGGGCTCGGCCCTGCTGCTGTGGGGGTATTCGGCCCGGTTTAAGCGGCTGGCTTTGGTCGGCAACCTCAGCATCGCTTTACTTACGGCCGCCTTGGTGCTCTTGCCCGAGCTGCAGCTGCGCACCGGTCAAACCACGGTGTGGGTCTATGCCCTGGCCGCTTTCCTGCTGACCGTAGTGCGCGAAATTGTGAAGGACGTGGAAGATATGCGCGGCGATGCCGAGCATGACTGCCGCACGCTACCCATTGTGTGGGGCGTGGCCCGCACTAAGTGGGCTGTGGGCTTTTTTCTGCTGAATCTGGTCATTCTGGTGGTGGGCGGTGTGCTGCACAGCCTGCGCGAGCAGCACTGGCTGCTGGGTGGCTGGCTGCTGCTCACCGTACTGATACCGGCCTTCGGGCTGGGTCGCTACCTGGCCCGCGCCGACCGCCGCCGCGACTTCGCCCAGCTCAGCGCTTGGTGCAAGTGGATTATGCTGGCCGGTGTGCTGTCGATGGTACTTGTGCGGCTCTACTAA
- a CDS encoding BamA/TamA family outer membrane protein, with amino-acid sequence MRFLYPLLALQVLAAAAHAQTAPVIPDIALPEAPAPIGAAVAPAVKNPADKPNFIPVPVLFYQQETGFGYGGAILPVWRFGEDSTVRKSNARLIAWYTQKKQSTIQLTHTVFTPNEKFYFAGELSQYDLSFFYYGLGNNTKSSDESTIGYKLFVFDEKFMRRITAHNLYGGLRYRLTNTSKVRVIEDINENRPSLFRNLPQKEQEGGIVSGLGPSLLYEGRDNVLATYRGIYIDAHALFTGKGLGSDYTFQRYQLDLRYFRPLLGSNNTILALQYLGQFHSGSVPFRELGGLGANLGGSQYNNAGLMRGLYEARFRGRQMMTAQAEVRQHLFWRIDGAAFLGAGQVGDKVGEYSFGDTKLAGGAGLRFRFNRRDRLNIRLDYAGGTDTAPSIYFAVGEAF; translated from the coding sequence ATGCGCTTTCTATACCCGCTGCTGGCCCTGCAAGTGCTGGCCGCCGCTGCCCACGCCCAAACTGCTCCCGTCATTCCGGACATTGCCCTGCCGGAAGCTCCTGCCCCCATTGGTGCCGCGGTAGCGCCGGCCGTCAAGAACCCGGCCGACAAGCCCAACTTTATACCGGTGCCGGTGCTGTTTTACCAGCAGGAAACCGGTTTCGGCTACGGTGGGGCCATTTTGCCAGTGTGGCGCTTCGGCGAGGACAGCACCGTGCGCAAATCCAACGCCCGCCTGATTGCCTGGTATACCCAGAAAAAGCAGAGCACAATTCAGCTCACGCATACCGTTTTCACGCCCAACGAGAAGTTTTACTTCGCTGGTGAGCTGAGCCAGTATGACCTGTCGTTTTTCTACTATGGCCTAGGCAACAACACCAAATCCAGCGACGAATCGACTATTGGCTACAAGCTGTTCGTGTTTGATGAGAAGTTTATGCGGCGCATTACGGCTCACAACCTCTACGGCGGCTTGCGCTACCGCCTGACCAACACCAGCAAGGTGCGTGTCATTGAGGATATTAATGAAAACCGGCCGAGTCTGTTCCGCAACCTGCCCCAAAAAGAGCAGGAGGGGGGCATCGTATCGGGCCTGGGCCCCTCGCTGCTCTACGAAGGCCGCGACAATGTGCTGGCTACCTACCGCGGCATTTACATTGATGCCCACGCGCTGTTCACGGGCAAAGGCCTGGGCAGCGACTACACATTTCAGCGCTACCAGCTCGACTTGCGCTACTTCCGGCCGCTGTTGGGTTCCAACAACACGATTCTGGCGCTGCAATACCTGGGGCAATTTCATTCCGGCAGCGTCCCGTTCCGGGAGCTGGGCGGCCTGGGCGCTAACCTGGGCGGTTCGCAGTATAATAACGCCGGCCTGATGCGCGGCCTCTACGAAGCCCGCTTCCGGGGCCGGCAGATGATGACGGCTCAGGCCGAAGTGCGGCAGCATTTGTTCTGGCGCATCGACGGGGCGGCTTTCCTCGGCGCTGGTCAAGTGGGCGACAAAGTAGGCGAGTATAGCTTCGGCGACACCAAGCTGGCCGGCGGCGCGGGGCTGCGTTTCCGTTTCAACCGCCGCGACCGGCTCAACATCCGCCTCGATTACGCCGGCGGCACCGATACGGCCCCGAGCATTTATTTTGCCGTTGGCGAAGCTTTCTAA
- a CDS encoding DoxX family protein, protein MNSSYASYAYALLRIVVGLLFAMHGSQKLLGFPGDGSGMPLASLMGVAGIIELVGGLLIMLGLFTRPAAFLASGTMAVAYFMAHFPKHPLPIINEGELAVVYCFVFLFIAAYGSGIWSLDSLRTNRPVAGAV, encoded by the coding sequence ATGAACTCCTCCTACGCTTCCTATGCCTACGCCCTGCTCCGCATCGTGGTCGGCTTGCTTTTCGCCATGCACGGCAGTCAGAAGCTGTTGGGCTTTCCCGGCGACGGTTCGGGTATGCCCCTCGCGTCCTTGATGGGCGTGGCCGGTATTATCGAACTAGTGGGCGGACTGCTCATCATGCTGGGCTTGTTTACCCGCCCGGCGGCTTTTCTGGCCAGCGGCACTATGGCGGTGGCCTACTTCATGGCTCACTTTCCCAAGCATCCGCTGCCCATCATCAACGAGGGCGAGCTGGCCGTGGTGTACTGTTTTGTTTTCCTGTTTATAGCCGCCTACGGGTCCGGCATCTGGAGCCTCGACAGCCTGCGCACCAACCGTCCGGTAGCCGGAGCGGTGTAG
- a CDS encoding Kelch repeat-containing protein: protein MKKLLSLALLLALALGLGSCSKDDDATADVLGTWTSRSQFEGLARNSAVSFTIGDKAYVGLGTDGIDKFTDFWEYNRTTNTWRQRADFPGVGRYLAVGFAADGKGYVGTGYDGVNRLRDFWQYDPSTDQWTRKADFGGSARYNAAAMTINGKGYVGTGYDGNAKKDFWQYDPATDTWTQKPSFGGNKRMGATAFSIGNTGYLLLGADNGIFQTDIWSYDPGTELWTQHKDLVYHDDSNDDLDYDYSALPRQNAASFVIGEKGYVALGANAGNKTDCWEYNPSADTWTVKTAFAGAGRTYPVGFALGDRGYVSLGNSGSTRLDDTWELAPDAKNE, encoded by the coding sequence ATGAAAAAACTACTCTCGCTGGCCCTGCTCTTGGCCCTGGCGCTGGGCCTGGGTTCCTGCTCCAAAGACGACGACGCTACTGCAGACGTGCTGGGTACTTGGACCAGCCGCTCCCAGTTTGAGGGCCTGGCCCGCAACTCGGCCGTCAGCTTCACCATCGGCGACAAAGCCTACGTGGGTTTGGGTACCGACGGCATCGACAAGTTCACCGACTTTTGGGAATACAACCGCACGACCAACACCTGGCGGCAGCGGGCCGACTTCCCCGGCGTGGGCCGCTACCTGGCCGTGGGCTTTGCTGCCGATGGCAAAGGCTACGTGGGCACCGGCTACGACGGGGTGAACCGGCTCAGGGACTTTTGGCAGTACGACCCCAGCACCGACCAGTGGACCCGCAAGGCCGATTTCGGCGGCTCGGCCCGCTACAACGCCGCGGCCATGACTATCAATGGCAAAGGCTACGTGGGCACGGGCTACGACGGCAACGCCAAGAAAGACTTCTGGCAGTACGACCCCGCTACCGACACCTGGACCCAGAAACCCAGCTTCGGCGGCAATAAGCGTATGGGGGCCACGGCCTTCAGCATCGGCAATACCGGCTACCTGCTGCTGGGCGCCGACAACGGCATCTTCCAGACCGATATCTGGTCGTATGACCCCGGCACTGAGCTCTGGACCCAGCACAAGGACCTTGTGTACCACGACGACAGCAACGACGACCTGGACTACGACTACAGCGCCCTGCCTCGCCAGAATGCCGCTAGCTTCGTGATTGGCGAGAAAGGCTATGTGGCCCTGGGCGCCAATGCCGGCAATAAAACCGACTGCTGGGAATACAATCCCAGTGCTGATACCTGGACGGTTAAAACCGCCTTTGCCGGCGCTGGCCGCACCTATCCGGTGGGTTTTGCCCTCGGCGACCGGGGCTACGTAAGCCTGGGCAACTCGGGCAGTACCCGCCTCGACGACACCTGGGAACTGGCCCCCGATGCCAAAAATGAGTAA
- a CDS encoding DUF4270 family protein, which translates to MSKLRFYGLVWQLLPRALPMLLALLGACTDPDDLGEELPSPNPVALDAAYTDTITVRASTVLTDSVASATTSYLLLGRYHDPLLGTITGRSYLQTGITAAFTPDPALRYDSLVLVLTADTYRYGDTTRTQQLEVHRLEQAFQVNKTYFANDALPYAAPVLGRRSFRARAGLGKLRVRLDNSLGQELWQAGQNSQLTTLGELQSRLPGLVLTPGSTDDAALVRWSAATEACALLLYYHDPVAPTEALSYPINLAGDFTHFFQLQADRTGTKLAALTGIRQSIGSAATEEEVFIQAGLGLKTKLEFPYLTQLKELGGTIVINSAQLTIETVSNAENRFWPPPATLYARLTDRANRNGAYFLTSDGALVALAYQRGVSERTGLDQGRYTLGMSAYVQNVLRGTLLNQGILLGPESVAAPERTVLGSAQNATHPLRLRVYYTRVAR; encoded by the coding sequence ATGAGTAAGCTGCGTTTTTACGGCCTCGTTTGGCAGTTGCTGCCCCGGGCCCTGCCTATGCTGCTGGCCCTGCTGGGTGCCTGCACCGACCCCGACGACCTGGGCGAGGAGCTACCCAGCCCCAACCCGGTAGCCCTGGACGCAGCCTACACGGATACCATCACGGTGCGGGCCAGCACGGTGCTCACCGACTCGGTAGCTTCGGCCACCACCAGCTACCTGCTGCTGGGCCGCTACCACGACCCGCTCCTGGGTACCATTACGGGCCGGAGTTATTTGCAGACGGGCATTACGGCGGCCTTCACGCCCGACCCGGCCCTGCGCTACGACTCGCTGGTGCTGGTGCTCACCGCCGATACCTACCGCTACGGCGATACCACCCGTACCCAGCAGCTGGAAGTACACCGGCTGGAGCAGGCCTTTCAGGTCAACAAAACGTACTTCGCCAACGACGCTCTGCCGTACGCGGCCCCGGTGCTGGGCCGCCGCTCCTTCCGGGCCCGCGCGGGCCTGGGTAAGTTGCGGGTGCGCCTCGATAATAGCCTGGGGCAGGAGTTGTGGCAGGCCGGGCAGAACAGCCAGCTGACCACGCTGGGGGAGCTGCAAAGCCGCCTGCCGGGCTTGGTACTCACGCCCGGCTCCACCGACGACGCGGCCCTGGTACGCTGGAGCGCCGCTACCGAGGCCTGCGCCCTGCTCCTGTATTATCACGACCCGGTCGCGCCCACCGAGGCCCTGAGCTACCCCATCAACCTGGCCGGCGACTTCACCCACTTCTTCCAGCTTCAGGCCGACCGCACCGGTACCAAGCTGGCCGCCCTGACGGGTATCCGGCAGAGTATCGGTAGCGCCGCTACGGAGGAGGAAGTCTTTATTCAGGCCGGGTTAGGGCTCAAAACCAAGCTGGAGTTTCCTTACCTAACCCAACTCAAAGAGCTGGGCGGCACCATCGTCATTAACTCGGCCCAGCTGACGATAGAAACGGTGAGCAATGCCGAAAACCGGTTCTGGCCGCCGCCCGCCACCCTCTATGCCCGCCTCACCGACCGCGCCAACCGCAACGGGGCCTACTTTCTGACCAGCGACGGGGCGTTGGTAGCTTTGGCCTATCAGCGGGGCGTGTCGGAGCGCACCGGCCTCGACCAAGGCCGTTACACCCTGGGGATGAGCGCCTACGTGCAGAACGTGCTGCGCGGCACGCTGCTCAATCAGGGTATCCTGCTAGGGCCCGAAAGCGTGGCGGCCCCTGAGCGCACGGTACTGGGCAGCGCCCAAAATGCCACTCACCCGCTGCGCCTACGCGTGTATTACACCCGCGTCGCGCGCTAA
- the purH gene encoding bifunctional phosphoribosylaminoimidazolecarboxamide formyltransferase/IMP cyclohydrolase: MSQPIRSALVSVYYKDRLEPLVALLKEHGVKLYSTGGTLKFIQELGAEVTAVESLTGFPEVFGGRVKTLHPKVFGGILHRRHEASDLEQAEQHDIPPIDLVIVDLYPFEETVASGADEADVIEKIDIGGISLLRAAAKNYRDVLVVSSRNQYEAVTELLREKNGATDLEDRRHYAAAAFEATSHYDTHIFNYLSQGTAIDGTALKVSQKPATSLRYGENPHQAGTFYGDLSALFDQLHGKQLSYNNLVDVDAAVLLMQEFQDGQPACAILKHTNACGVAQAETLHAAYLNALACDPVSAFGGVIIVNKPVDAATAEELNKLFFEVLIAPEFEAEALPILQSKKNRILLRQKPVEFPKKQVKTLLNGVIEQDFDRQTETAADFKVVTQSAPTAEETEALVFAAKVCKHTKSNTIVLARAGQLLASGVGQTSRVDALRQAIEKAKSFGFDLQGAVMASDAFFPFPDCVEIAGAAGIRAVVQPGGSIKDADSIAACDQLGMAMVMTGVRHFKH; the protein is encoded by the coding sequence ATGTCGCAGCCCATTCGCTCCGCCCTCGTTTCCGTCTATTACAAAGACCGTCTGGAGCCGCTGGTGGCGCTTTTGAAAGAGCACGGCGTGAAGCTGTACTCCACGGGCGGCACCCTGAAATTCATCCAGGAGCTGGGCGCCGAGGTAACGGCCGTGGAAAGCCTGACCGGCTTCCCGGAAGTATTTGGCGGCCGAGTCAAAACCCTGCACCCCAAAGTATTCGGCGGCATTCTGCACCGCCGCCACGAGGCCAGTGACCTGGAGCAGGCCGAGCAGCACGACATTCCGCCCATCGACCTGGTGATTGTGGATCTGTACCCCTTCGAGGAAACCGTGGCCTCGGGTGCCGACGAAGCCGACGTCATCGAGAAAATCGACATCGGCGGCATTTCCCTGCTGCGGGCCGCGGCCAAAAACTACCGCGACGTGCTGGTCGTCAGCAGCCGCAACCAGTACGAGGCCGTAACCGAGCTGCTGCGCGAAAAGAACGGAGCCACCGATTTGGAGGACCGCCGCCACTACGCAGCCGCCGCTTTCGAGGCCACTTCCCACTACGACACCCACATTTTCAACTACCTCAGCCAGGGTACCGCCATCGACGGTACGGCGCTGAAAGTAAGCCAGAAGCCCGCTACCAGCCTGCGCTACGGCGAAAACCCCCACCAGGCCGGCACCTTCTACGGCGACTTGTCGGCCCTGTTCGACCAGCTCCACGGCAAGCAGCTCAGCTACAACAACCTCGTCGATGTGGACGCGGCAGTGCTGCTCATGCAGGAATTCCAGGACGGGCAGCCCGCCTGCGCTATCCTCAAGCACACCAACGCCTGCGGGGTAGCTCAGGCCGAAACCTTGCACGCGGCTTACCTCAATGCCCTGGCCTGTGACCCAGTATCCGCTTTCGGCGGCGTGATTATCGTCAATAAGCCCGTGGATGCGGCTACGGCTGAGGAGCTCAACAAGCTGTTCTTCGAAGTGCTGATTGCCCCCGAGTTTGAGGCCGAAGCCCTGCCGATTCTGCAAAGCAAGAAAAACCGCATCCTACTTCGCCAGAAGCCGGTGGAATTTCCCAAGAAGCAGGTAAAAACCCTGCTCAACGGCGTCATTGAGCAGGACTTCGACCGGCAGACCGAAACCGCCGCCGACTTCAAAGTGGTAACGCAGTCGGCGCCCACGGCTGAGGAAACGGAAGCCCTGGTCTTCGCGGCCAAGGTTTGCAAGCACACCAAGAGTAATACCATCGTGCTGGCCCGGGCCGGGCAGCTGCTGGCCTCTGGTGTGGGCCAGACCTCGCGCGTGGATGCCCTGCGCCAGGCTATTGAGAAAGCTAAGTCCTTCGGCTTCGACTTACAGGGCGCCGTTATGGCCTCCGACGCCTTTTTCCCCTTCCCCGACTGCGTCGAA
- a CDS encoding DUF4890 domain-containing protein, with translation MKLPLLPLLAAFALTIGTAAAQTTTTAPATRGRGDMHQQASPEERATRQSEQLTKQLGLSTDQTSRIKQILLTREQERQALRGQGRPAGATREQMGAQLKANRDKYEAQFKEVLTADQYAKFTQMQQDRMQRGGRGRGQDGAQVDKVKAKKGKVKVKATES, from the coding sequence ATGAAACTTCCCCTGCTTCCCCTGCTGGCCGCTTTTGCCCTCACCATTGGCACTGCCGCCGCCCAAACTACAACCACTGCTCCGGCCACCAGAGGCCGCGGCGACATGCACCAGCAGGCCTCGCCTGAAGAGCGCGCCACGCGGCAGAGCGAGCAGCTCACCAAGCAACTGGGCCTCAGTACCGACCAAACCAGCCGCATCAAGCAGATCCTGCTGACCCGTGAGCAGGAGCGCCAGGCCCTGCGCGGTCAGGGCCGCCCGGCAGGCGCCACCCGTGAGCAGATGGGCGCTCAGCTGAAGGCCAACCGCGACAAGTACGAGGCTCAGTTCAAAGAAGTGCTGACCGCCGACCAGTACGCTAAGTTCACCCAAATGCAGCAGGACCGCATGCAGCGCGGCGGCCGTGGTCGGGGGCAGGACGGTGCTCAGGTCGATAAAGTAAAAGCTAAAAAAGGTAAAGTAAAGGTGAAAGCCACCGAAAGCTAA
- a CDS encoding cold-shock protein, with protein sequence MKTGTVKFYNESKGYGFITEDGTKEDFFVHVTGLNGGQIQQNDRVEFDTQEGRKGVNAVNVKKL encoded by the coding sequence ATGAAAACAGGAACCGTAAAATTCTATAATGAGTCGAAGGGCTACGGCTTCATTACAGAAGATGGCACGAAGGAAGACTTCTTCGTCCATGTAACCGGCCTTAACGGGGGCCAGATCCAACAGAATGACCGCGTGGAGTTTGACACGCAGGAAGGCCGCAAGGGTGTTAATGCGGTTAACGTAAAGAAGCTGTAG
- a CDS encoding sensor histidine kinase — MAAFPIRRYLTPLIHVLMWGLFGLSLVLLNPLLGRFELPWQFWAKQALVFGLWIVAFYLTAYVSVPRLLFRGHAGWFVLVILLTAAVVMALSQLAESALNLQTLMDQHLRPPGGFRGGGGGNGGPFRLRPRRFDMVGLLTTLLVLGISTSVAAVQKWQTDTERRQELEQQKVHSELSFLKAQINPHFFFNTLNNIYALTVVDAAAARQAIHTLSRMMRYVLYETPADTTSLVKELAFVQDYVALMKLRLTERVQVELEWPEPVRDVPIAPMLLLPYVENAFKHGVSATQPSRIRVAVRQASANVLELEVCNTLFAASATSLDEGSGIGLANTQRRLDLLYPGRYVLRVEATTPEGEFCVFLTLHTV, encoded by the coding sequence ATGGCTGCGTTTCCAATCCGGCGTTATCTGACGCCCTTAATCCACGTGTTGATGTGGGGCCTGTTTGGCCTGAGCCTAGTGCTGCTCAACCCACTGCTGGGTCGTTTTGAGCTGCCCTGGCAGTTTTGGGCCAAGCAAGCCTTGGTATTCGGTTTGTGGATTGTCGCGTTTTACCTGACAGCCTACGTGAGCGTGCCCCGCCTGCTGTTTCGCGGGCACGCGGGCTGGTTTGTGCTGGTAATCCTGCTTACGGCGGCTGTCGTGATGGCCTTGTCCCAGCTGGCCGAGTCGGCTCTAAACCTGCAGACGCTCATGGACCAGCATCTACGGCCGCCGGGTGGCTTTCGGGGCGGCGGAGGGGGCAATGGTGGCCCGTTTCGGCTCCGACCCCGCCGCTTCGATATGGTGGGGTTGCTTACGACGCTGCTCGTGCTGGGCATCAGTACCAGCGTGGCGGCGGTGCAGAAGTGGCAAACCGACACCGAGCGGCGGCAGGAACTGGAACAGCAGAAAGTGCATTCCGAGCTCAGCTTTCTGAAGGCCCAGATCAATCCGCACTTTTTCTTCAATACGCTCAACAACATCTACGCCCTAACGGTGGTCGACGCGGCGGCGGCCCGGCAGGCCATTCACACCCTCTCGCGCATGATGCGCTACGTGCTCTACGAAACGCCCGCCGACACGACTTCCTTGGTCAAGGAACTGGCCTTTGTGCAAGACTACGTGGCCCTGATGAAGCTGCGCCTGACCGAGCGGGTGCAGGTGGAGCTGGAGTGGCCCGAGCCCGTGCGCGACGTGCCTATTGCGCCCATGCTGCTTTTGCCCTACGTCGAAAATGCCTTTAAGCACGGGGTGAGTGCCACTCAGCCCAGCCGGATTCGAGTGGCCGTGCGCCAGGCCTCGGCCAACGTGCTGGAGCTGGAAGTGTGCAATACGCTCTTTGCCGCCAGCGCCACCAGCCTCGACGAGGGCAGCGGCATCGGGCTGGCCAACACGCAGCGCCGCCTCGATTTGCTCTATCCCGGCCGCTACGTGCTGCGGGTGGAAGCAACCACGCCGGAAGGCGAATTCTGCGTTTTCCTAACCTTGCACACCGTATGA
- a CDS encoding BamA/TamA family outer membrane protein: MRLFYSCLLGSLLATRAYSQTPAPASAAMPEPAAPVAAVTKPAKPSFLPFPIVFSQPETGVGYGLAMLPVWRFGQDTTARKSNARLVVWRTQNNQSLVQLTHNVFTPGEKFLVNGELSYFYKYPINYYGFGPNTSRDDESTIEYKLIIVNQRVLRQVRRNVFAGLQYRLTNLRDVQVRKNIDEGTPQQRPSLLLQRPGEELQASTVASGVGPAFLYDGRDNILSAYSGNYLELSALFNGRALGSDFRFTRYLLDARHYQPLGRNSKTILATQLVGQFHSGHVPFRELANLGGDKILRGYYEGRYRDRQLVALQAELRRPLFWRFNGAIFGSLGQVGNTVGDLGRNELKAIGGAGLRFKYNRRDRLNIRFDYGLARDGSTGFYFSIGEAF, translated from the coding sequence ATGCGCCTTTTTTACTCCTGTTTATTGGGTAGTCTGCTGGCTACCCGTGCCTATTCGCAGACGCCTGCACCAGCTTCGGCGGCTATGCCCGAGCCAGCTGCGCCAGTAGCGGCCGTGACCAAACCGGCCAAGCCCAGCTTTCTACCCTTCCCGATTGTGTTTTCCCAGCCCGAAACTGGCGTTGGCTACGGGCTGGCCATGCTGCCAGTGTGGCGCTTTGGTCAGGATACCACTGCGCGCAAGTCTAACGCCCGCCTGGTAGTGTGGCGCACCCAAAACAACCAAAGTCTGGTGCAGCTGACCCACAACGTCTTCACACCGGGCGAAAAATTCCTGGTTAACGGCGAGCTGAGCTACTTTTACAAGTACCCCATCAACTACTACGGCTTTGGGCCCAACACCAGCCGCGACGACGAATCCACGATTGAGTATAAGCTCATCATCGTCAACCAGCGGGTGCTGCGGCAGGTGCGGCGCAACGTATTTGCCGGGCTGCAATACCGCCTAACCAACCTGCGCGACGTACAGGTGCGCAAGAACATTGACGAAGGCACGCCCCAGCAACGGCCCAGCCTGCTGCTACAGCGGCCCGGGGAAGAGTTGCAGGCCAGTACTGTAGCCTCCGGCGTAGGCCCGGCTTTCCTCTACGACGGCCGCGACAATATTCTGAGCGCCTACTCGGGTAACTACCTGGAACTCTCGGCCCTGTTCAACGGCCGCGCCCTGGGCAGCGACTTTCGTTTCACCCGCTACTTGCTCGATGCCCGTCACTACCAGCCGCTGGGGCGGAATAGTAAAACCATCCTGGCAACGCAGCTGGTGGGGCAGTTTCACAGCGGGCACGTCCCGTTTCGGGAGCTGGCCAACCTGGGCGGCGACAAAATTCTGCGGGGCTACTACGAAGGCCGCTACCGTGACCGGCAACTGGTGGCCTTGCAGGCCGAGCTACGTCGGCCTCTGTTCTGGCGCTTCAACGGAGCCATTTTCGGCAGCCTGGGCCAAGTCGGCAACACGGTGGGCGACCTGGGCCGCAACGAGCTGAAGGCCATTGGGGGGGCGGGTCTGCGCTTCAAGTACAACCGCCGCGACCGGCTCAACATCCGCTTCGACTATGGCCTGGCCCGCGACGGCTCGACGGGCTTTTACTTCAGCATCGGCGAGGCCTTCTAG